The following coding sequences are from one Eretmochelys imbricata isolate rEreImb1 chromosome 12, rEreImb1.hap1, whole genome shotgun sequence window:
- the LOC144272827 gene encoding ferritin heavy chain A-like — translation MESQVCQNFHADCEAAVNRMVNMELYASYVYLSMSYYFDRDDVALRHIAKFLKEQSYEEREHAEKFLTYQNKRGGQVIFQDIKKPERDEWGNSLEALQCALQLEKTVNQALLDLHKLATEKSDPHLCDFLESEYLEEQVKAIKQLGDHVTNLKHLGVPQNGMGEYLFDKLTLGESS, via the exons ATGGAGTCCCAGGTGTGTCAGAACTTCCATGCTGACTGTGAGGCTGCTGTGAACCGCATGGTGAATATGGAGCTGTATGCCAGCTATGTCTACCTGTCTATG TCCTACTACTTTGACCGTGATGATGTAGCCCTTAGGCACATAGCAAAGTTCCTGAAGGAGCAGTCCTATGAGGAGAGGGAGCATGCAGAGAAGTTCCTGACCTACCAGAACAAGCGAGGGGGACAAGTTATCTTTCAGGATATCAAG AAACCAGAGCGGGATGAGTGGGGAAACAGCCTGGAGGCCCTGCAATGTGCCCTGCAGCTGGAGAAGACTGTGAACCAGGCGCTACTGGACCTGCACAAGCTGGCTACTGAGAAGAGTGACCCCCAT CTCTGTGACTTCCTGGAGTCTGAGTACCTGGAGGAGCAGGTGAAGGCCATCAAGCAGCTGGGAGACCATGTCACCAACCTGAAGCACCTGGGAGTGCCCCAGAATGGCATGGGAGAGTACCTGTTTGACAAGCTCACCCTGGGGGAGAGCAGCTGA